The Cryptomeria japonica chromosome 6, Sugi_1.0, whole genome shotgun sequence genomic interval aTGCCTCCCTTTCGCCCTAGTGCTTCTTCTCGTGCTAgtgcttctacttctactcctCCTAGTGGCACTATTACCTTTGACCCTAGAGTTCAAAAATCTAGGTTGGATAGTTATTTTGTGCCGCGTAGTACTCCTGGGGCACAACcctcgcttgagagcatgggttggaacaaggaggttcatgatgctgcaagaaaacaaatttgcaagttttggtacttttgcaacattccatttattgcagccaggtaattcttttttatttgattgctttaagtttaaaaattaaatttatagtttgaagttgaactctactttgtctaatcataatctatttgtgacaggtctccttattggcaaggcatggTAGATTCCATAACCATTTGAGGTGCGGGGTTTAAAGCCCCTACTGATGTTGAGTTAAGTGGCCCCCTCTTGTTACAAATGGTTGAGGATATGAAAGTTGAGCTAGAGGACCACCGACAGTCTTGGAGCCAAAAGGGTTGCACCAATGatagatggttggacggataggaggaatagaacactcctaaattttcttgtttcctaCAGAGGTGATTGATCATGATTCATTCTAATTTGTACTTCCCTAAatgcattgaataaattaaattttgatttgttgaaagttttaAACTCTATTTTCAAGATCCACCATGTTCTTGAAGTCTATTGATGCTTCCTCACATGTGAAAAATGCCacatacttatgtgaggctattgaggaagtcatacaagaggtgggggaagaaaatgtggtgcaggTGGTGACAGATAaagcagcaaattatgttgctgcaggtaaattttgaacttttcaagtcttgatggagaggcatctatgattatttaaaattttcttaacacatcaaaatttctaattaacttaaaattgctgcaggtaaacttttgatggatAGGCACCCGAAAATTTTTGGTCTCCTTGtgcggcccattgccttgacctcatgttggaggatattggtaaGCTTGAATGGGTGAAATCAACAGTTGAAAGGGCCAAAAATATCAGCAAGTTTAtctacaatcatgcattggtccttagcattatgaggcaatacacggggcAAAAGGAGTTGGCTCGTCTTGGTATCACGAGGTTTGCCTCAAACTTCCTCACACTGAAATCCTTGATAAAATCAAAGGCGGCTTTGAGgcgtatgtttgttggtgaggagtggacttcctcatcctatgctacgaccactgcagggatagatgtggtaaattgcatttttgatgagccaggTTTTTGGACCCCCTGTGGAGAAACCGTGCAggtaaatttattacaatttaacatttagtatctactatttagtaatttaattttaatttattaacaatttaactttgcaatttttcttttttttaatttaatttgtgacttaattgtttttgtttaacattatgtgtaggtcactgagcccctcgtagttctcctacgagttgttgatggggagaagccctctacgggctatatatatgagggtatggatagggccaaggaggccactAGGTCCACATATGCAGGAGATGAGGATAAGTATGGCCCCATTTGGGAGagtattgataggagatggcagaaccagcttcacaggcccatccatgcagcagcctattacCTCAATCCGACATTTCGATTCCGTGATGACTTCAAGgcagatgaggaggttcttagtggccTGTATACAGTGGTTCAGAAGTTGTGTACTAATGGCACAGCCTCAAGTACAACGCTCCAGCTAGATAAATATAATAATCGAGAAGGGGCAATCTTCACAAGCAGCTCGAACACAATTGCAGCCAGGTAGAAATATATGTAAacttaagattcttaagtttatggcttatgcattttaatttttgattttataatctagccttaaagttggaaatgagtttgattttattttctttttcgttATTTaagatagatggtggcaaatgtttggacCCTCAAccccaaaaccttcaaaaaattgccatctGTATTTTGAGTCAGCCATGCAGCGCTTCTGGATGTGAGTGCAATTGGTCCATGTTTGAGCACATCCACTCAAAGAGGCGtaatagattgtctgtggagaggttgaatgatcttgtttttgttcattacaaccttcatCTTAGGACCAAACAGATTTTGGACactgactcctctccgatcacttTAGCGGAGATCGATCCAGAGTCTGAGTGGATCACTGAGTCTACCGATCCCGTCTTCACTGAGGAGGAccatgagtgggttgaccaggcagacagagaggctgaggctatggctatggcagaggaggaggatagagcacgatccggCACAGGCACCTCACAAGCGGAGACTATGGcttctcagtcatccaggacctaccttaaacGCATTTGTAGGAGGCAGTCAAACTACTCTGAGGCTGAGGATGAgctagagcctgagccatagacttgctTTTGTTTACAGTtatatatatgtttgggaacatttgatgtcatggattttatatacatttgacaacatttataactctatatatctatgttttctatttccttcagctacgaattacaatttacatttctacgcatgtgatggatgtatgtttatgtatgtgatcaaattagcttctatttgatgatgttatagtgtctttaagctttatacaataatgggtgcatgaaacaagttttaaatcgttaaaaatctctaaatttcaagggttttttattttaccAAGTCGTtaccgagtcatagccgagtcacaaGTCGAGTCGGCCTTGTTGAGTCCGAGTTTGGGAACTTtgagtcaaacccccatgttggtaattcccacctccacgaatagtcgataatgtactgaaaatgtgtgtgcaagaaccttatgtatatgcaagatcctaagaacgaaagtaaacaacctagagcaaccttaaagagtaaaccctaattgcttataattgacaaagtaaatgctctatatccataatgcaaagtgatctaaagcacaaataagaatcaaaatgaagcttatgcaaagatctgaaaacaacatgaaaccatacccaaccccaagggagaggtacaaggcaatcgtcaatcggtgatctcctattgttcttctaaatcttcaaaagcccctaattgataaaatgatgcttgatgaatgtttgatggatgaaagatgaatgttgttgaagacttcaaagatctactctttcgctgcaaagaaggctctaatactccaaaaacctgtccttagattcttagaagacctcttcaaatgaagaaagagagctcttaaatatgaaaccctatatcttaattccatgtttaggccaacctaggatttgaatttcccgctgatattttggggttaagcattatcaaatcataggattgtgctcccgaaattttgggaaaaagtcgCGGACCGTGTGCATTCCGGCCACGATCGGaccaacttttcactaaattttcaggaccaatagatatgatgatattagagcgcatcccaaagttacagctgatttcgagatgttttgatatgcgaaatcgggcctaaacggtcaaaataagacataattagggtttatgattaaatgattcattggaggaataatatgaaaaggggcacacttagggtaaagggaccaactttgtaatgtgtaaagtgatgagacatgaccttagatttaatttaattaattaattaaatgcttaaaggggaatgagaaatgcaagatgcaaaacacactaaggcaggtgctaacctaagtgtgaaattgtaccaccctagaaagggtgtacaattcaCAACACTacctttaacccccactttagcggtcatatgacactacgtgcatatgcaagctaaagtgcagaacagtaaacatcatttgaagaaggatatatccataagttgtcgaacgaagcccccagcggtatctgcagtacatagttaggaaccacaccctacaaaaccacatgttagatcacaaaatcacctaatgcttactaaggaagatgATGAAATTcgcgggtagctatatgccccccccctaaTTCGACTTGCTTATTTGtcaggtgaaacagggtatcatgttttccacagcgaattgtgataaagattgtgatgaagaaagttcacaacaatgcttgattactcatccaagcGCATTATGGAACTAACGCAGAGCGAGAGGGCGACCTCACGATTCCAACGCCACCGACGGTGCAAGAATCGGAGCtccctagttcaagatatgatagattgaagaaaaagtgcagaaattagggttttaacttaaaaacataaagtcaaaaagtgcataacacataaatatgaaaatgacatcttcatttgtcactttctaacttttggTCTCTATTCATTGtagaggagcccacatacaagccatcatgcctcgaTGCCAACCTGAGTGACCTATGTGGATGGAGATCCTGCGCCAGTCCGTACTTGTCGGTCGTTTGCTCAACCAAGTCAGTTGACTTTTCACTGACTGCATTTGACTGTCATGTTTTCATGGTTTTCAGAATTGATGATGGCATCGCCTAGTCCGGGTTGGGGCCCACCCTTCTAACACCTAGGGGTTccagggcgccctagtcctcctaggGCCAGTAGGGCGCCCTGGTCCATAcaaggcgccctggtccctgtttGGGGTGACCAACGGCGACACTAGATCAGGCGATGAAAAATAGGAATGATAGAATGATTgctttgattagatgatgatagatgattgattgattattgatgagagattgcTTTGCGTTTTGCAGACACTACCGTACATCCGCGAGCATACCGCCGGTCTCACCTTTCGGAGCCTTCGGGAGCAAATCCCGAGACTGACAGCAGGGGAGAGGGATTTGCTACATGCAGTGGGTTTGTGGGATGCGATGACCATGTCGGCCATCTGATTCCATTCTGCTATGTTGATGGcgctgatggagaggtgggatgcag includes:
- the LOC131071458 gene encoding uncharacterized protein LOC131071458; the protein is MLEDIGKLEWVKSTVERAKNISKFIYNHALVLSIMRQYTGQKELARLGITRFASNFLTLKSLIKSKAALRRMFVGEEWTSSSYATTTAGIDVVNCIFDEPGFWTPCGETVQVTEPLVVLLRVVDGEKPSTGYIYEGMDRAKEATRSTYAGDEDKYGPIWESIDRRWQNQLHRPIHAAAYYLNPTFRFRDDFKADEEVLSGLYTVVQKLCTNGTASSTTLQLDKYNNREGAIFTSSSNTIAAR